CGCCGCTGCGGCAGACCGACGCGTCGAGCGAACCCGAGGAACCACCGACGCACCCGCATTCCTCGGCAATCCCGCTGTTGTCGTCGAACGGTGTCACCTTCAGCCGGTCGCTGGTCCCACAGATCTCCCGGAGTGCGGTGTCGTCCTCCTCGGGCTCCGGTCCGGATTCGGCGCATTCCTCGCCGACCTCGTCCACCGCGAAGGACGGCCAGCGCGGCAAGTCGATGGACGAGATCGGTGGCGCCGAGCTGGACGGACTGGCCCGCAGACTGCTCGACCCCGTCGTCCGTCTGTTACGGGCGGAACTCCGGCACGGCAGGGAACGCTTTGGCCGTCCGCACGATCGGCGTCGGTGACCGCGATGTGCCCAGGCTTGGCGAGGTGAAAGGCAAGGGATGACGAAGCGCATCTTCGCTACCAGCGTCTTCTTCCGGCTCACCGTCGGCGGAAACGATCTCGGGGCTTTCCACACCTGTTCCGGACTCGGCGCACAGGTCGAGGTGGAGCAGTTCGCCGAGGGCGGCAACAACGGTTTCAGCTGGCAACTCCCGACGAGGATCACCTGGTCCAACATCACGCTGACCCGGCCGGTCACCGAGGACACCACCAAGATCACCCGCTGGATCACCGAACTGATGCGCAAGGTGGTGCCCAAGAACGGCGAGATCGTCGCGCTACAACCGAATCGCACCCCCATCGCGCGGTGGCAGGTTCAGGGCGCGGTCCCGGTTCGCTGGGAGGGTCCGTCCTTCGACCCGGCCAACTCCCAACCCGCCGTCGAGACCCTGGAGATCGCACACCAGGGCCTGCTAGCCGGTTGACCAGCGGAAATCACGGGGAGAGGACTCGCCATGCCGTCGACACCCGGGGTGAACCTGGTGCACGCCGAGCTGCTCATCATGGAACCGCCCGCATCGGTCGGCGCACTTCCCGGCGCGACCATCGCCAGGGTCCCGTTCCAGTTCAACCCGAACCGGCTCTCGCTGACCAAGAGCACCGAGTGGCGGCGCAGTCCCTCCCGGATGGCGGGCGAGGCGGCGCTGCCCGAATTCGTCGGTAGCGGACCACGTAGCCTCTCGGTCGAGATCTTCATGGACGCCACCGCGACCCACGACACCTCCGTGGAGGATCGGGTCGAGAAACTGATGCTCGGCTGTGTTCCCACCCCGAAGAGCCTCGACAACAACAAACCCGCCAGCCCCTGGGTGCGGTTCGAATGGGGCACCGCCAGGACGACGACGTTCAACGGGGTGCTGACCTCGTTCTCCGTCGAGTACTCCCTGTTCGACGTCGATGGCACCCCGCTCCGGGCCAGCTGCTCGTTGGGTATCGAGGAGGCCTCGGGCGAGACGCCGCTGCAGAACCCGACCTCGGGCGGCGAGGATGCCCGACGGACCCATCTGGTGGTCGCCGGGGACAGCCTTCCGCTGTTGGCGTTCCGCGAGTACGGCGTCGCCACGGCCTGGCGGATCATCGCGCAGGCCAACGAGATCGACGACCCGATGGAGCTGCGGCCCGGATCGGAACTGCTCCTGCCCGCCTTCGACGACTCGTCGGTGCCTGCCGAGGGAGGCGAGTTCCGATGAGCGATGACGACATCTCGGGCCGGTCCTTCGCCGCCAACCCCATCATCGCGGCGCCCGGCGCGCTGCCTGCGGCCTGGGCCGCCCAGTTGGTCCGGTGCGTGGTCGACGAGAACGTCAACCTGCCAGACACCGCAGAGCTGTCCTACCGCGACCCCGACCACGAATTCCTGGTCAAGACCGGGATCACCATCGGCACGAGGCTGACGGTGTCCGTCAGCACCGTGCGGGACCGCGGCCGCACACTGCTGTTCTCCGGCGAGGTCACCGCCCTGGAACTGGACACCGACGAGACCGGTTCCTACACGGTGGTGCGGGCCAGCAGCCGGGCACATCGATTGCTGCGCGGCCGCAAGGTGGCGGCCTTCCGCAACATGACGGCGGGCGACATCATCCGCAAGGTCGCCAAGGACGCCGGGTTGTCGGTGGGGCGCGTCCAGGCCGACCCGATCACCTATCCACATCGCAGCCAGAATGCAATCTCCGACTGGGATCTCCTGCAGATCCTCGCCGAGGAACACGGCGCGATGGTGACCATGGACGAGCAGGACCGGCTCGAGTTCATCCGGCTCGCCCCGGCGGCAGGCGCCCCGGCGCCCACGACCTCCTCGATCCGCAACCAGTTCGTACTGGAGTACGGCCGCAACCTGGTGGCGCTGCGTGCGGGTGTGACCAGCGCCGATCAATACTCCACGGTCGAGGTGCGTGGCTGGGACGTCAAGACGAAACGGCCGGTGGTCGGCCGCTCGCAGGCGCTCACCAGCACAACCGTGGTCCCCGGGATGAGTCCGGCACAGGCCGCGTCGGCCTTCGGCGGTACCCCGGAACTGCTGGTCACCGATACCCCCTACGGCACGCAGGCGGAGACCGCCACCGTGGCCAAGGCCCTGGCCGCCTCGACGAGCGCCGGTTTCGGCGAGCTGGAGGCGGTGGCCCTGGGCAACCCCAAACTGCGGGCCGGTGTGCCGGTGGCACTGGGCAACGTCGGTCCCGCCTTCGCCGGTCGATACACCGTCACCGCCGCACACCATGTGCTGGAGCCCGGCGCAGGCTACCGGACGACCGTGTTCGTCAGCGCCTCCTCGGACCGCTCGTTGGCCGGGCTGGTCACCGGCGGCAACGCCCCCTCCCGTGGGGAGCGGATCAACGGCGTGGCCATCGGCATCGTCACCGACACCAAGGAACCCGGGAACAAGGGGCGCGGCGAGGTTCGACTGCGGTTTCCCTGGCTCTCGGAGACCTACGTGTCCGACTGGGTGCGCACCGTCCAACTCGGTGGCGGCGGGGTCTGCAGCCCCGAGGTCGACGACGAGGTCCTCGTCGGTTTCGAACAGGGCAGCCTGGACCGGCCCTACGTGCTCGGCACGCTCTACAACGGCGTCGACCAGCCTGCCAAGCACGACATCCGACTCATCGACGGCACCAGGGGCACCGTCGACCGGCGCTCGATCGTCTCCCGCACCGGCAACCGCTTCGAGCTGTTGGACAAGACCGGCGGGCCCAGCGGCGTGCGTCTGACCACCGGCGACGACAAGCTCATGGTGCACCTGGATCAACAGCGGACCCAGATCACCGTGCACAGCGACGGCACGATGGACATCCAGGTCAAGGGCGAGATCACCGTGTCCGGCACCGGCGTCTCCATCGACGCGGGCCGAGGCGAGTTGACGCTCAAGGGGCGGAAGGTCTCGGTCGACGCCAGCCAGGGCGTACGGGTGGACGGCGGGGCCGAGGCGGTCGTCAAGGGCCGGGTGATCCGCCTCAACTGACCCGCTGCCGGACTCGGATCCGCTTGCCACGGCTCGAAAGACAGCGCCCGTCTCGCCGAAGGAGTCACCCACGATGCCCGCAGCCGCCCGGATCGGCGACCCGACCTCACATACGCCCGCGTTGCCGTCGGTACCCGGGATGCCCGCCCCGCCACCCGTGCGAACGGGAGTCCTGGCTCCCGCACCCCGGGGCGGCCTGCCGACGGTGCTCATCAACATGCGCCCCGCCGCCGTCGTCGGTGCGGTGAACGCCTGCACGGTCCCGCCGCAACACGCCCTGTTGGGGCCGGGCAACGTCGTGCTGCCCTCGCCTGCGGGCCTCGGCTCGGTGGTGTTGATCGGGGGCGTCCCGGCCGCACGGGTGGGAGATCGAACCACCTGTCAGGCGACGGTGGCCGGTGGCTCGCCCGACGTGTTCATCGGCGGTGTCGGATGAGCGATCGATTCATCGGACGCGGCTGGGGGTTCCCGCTGCGCACCGGCCCCACCGGCGGCATCGGCATGGTCGAGCGGGAACAGGAGATCGAGGAGGCCATCCGGCTTATCCTGGGCACCGCGCCGGGCGAACGACCGATGCGCCCGGAATTCGGCTGTGGCATCCACGACCAGGTGTTCGCGCCCGCCGATGGCGCCACCGCAGGCCGGATCGCCTACGACGTCCGCGCGGCCCTGGATCGGTGGGAACCCAGGATCGAGGTCGCCGACGTGGTGGTGGCCTTCGACGCCATCGAGGAGGGAACCCTCTACATCGACGTCCGCTACCGGATCCGAGCCACCAACGACCGCCGCAACCTGGTGTTCCCGTTCTACGTCATCCCGTCCACCGAATCGCAGAACAGCGGTGACGGCGCGGCCGGGGGAGGCGAGCACTGATGGCCCTGCCCGCGCCGAACCTGGACGACCGTCGATTCCAGCAGCTCGTCGACGAGGCCAAACGCTACGTACAACAACGCTGTCCCGAGTGGACCGATCACAACGTGTCCGATCCGGGCGTCACGCTGATCGAGACCTTCGCCCACATGGTCGAGCAGCTGGTGTACCGACTGAACCGCGTCCCGGAGAAGAACTATCGCGCGTTCCTCGACCTGCTGGGCATCACCCTGTTCCCGCCCTCGGCGGCCCGTGCCGACGTCACCTTCTGGTTGTCGGCGCCACAACCGGATGTGGTGGTGCTCCGGGCGGGCACCGAGGTCGCCACGGTGCGCACCGAGACCGAGCAGGCCCTGGTCTTCGCCACCGTGATCGACCTCGACATCGTGCCCTGCACCCTGACCCGTCTGGTCACGCGAGCGGTGCAGGGCGAACCGGTCGACCACACACCGGAACTGGAGTCCGGCCGCAACGTGCGGTGTTTCCAGGCGGCTCCCGCCGCAGGCGACACGATGCTGCTGGGACTCTCCGACGCTGTGCCGGGCTGCGCCGTGGCGGTCAGCCTGGACAGCAGGGTGGAGGGTGTCGGCGTCGACCCCCGACAACCGCCGTTGACCTGGGAGGCATGGGATGGCGACTCCTGGGTCGACTGCGAGGTCGACCACGACACGACCGGCGGGCTGAACCGGCCGGGTGAGGTGCTGCTGCACATCCCGAGCGGCCACCGACACTCGGTGATCGCCGGGGTCCGCGCGGGGTGGTTGCGTTGCCGGGTCATCGAACCGGAACCCGGCCAGCCGTTCTACTCCGAGTCGCCGACCGTGCGCTCCGCCGAGGTGGTCACCGTCGGCGGGACGGTGACCGCAGAGAACGCCGAGACCGTCGACGAGGTGTTCCTCGGCCGTTCCGAGGGCGTGTCCGGTCAGCGGTTCCGGTTGGACCGGGCCCCGGTGCTGACGGACGGCGAGCCGATCGTCGTGCAGGTCCACGATGGACTGGACTGGCAGGACTGGCAGATCGTCGAGCACTTCGGCCGGTCGTCGCCGACGGACCGCCACGTGGTCCTGGACGCGGCCAACGGCGAGTTCACCTTCCCGCCCTCGGTCCGCGAACCGGATGGCGGCTTCCGGCGATTCGGGGCGCTGCCACCGAAGGGCGCCGCCCTGCGGGTGCCGAGGTATCGAACCGGCGGCGGCCGGGCGGGCAACGTCGCAGGCGGCGCACTGTCGGTGTTGCGAAGCTCGGTGCCCTACATCGCCTCGGTGGTCAATCGGGCGGCCGCAGCAGGCGGTGTCGACGGCGAGACGGTGGCCGAGGCACGGCTTCGGGCCCCCAACCAACTCCGGACCCAGGACCGGGCGGTCACCTCGGCCGACTTCGAACAGATCGCCAGACTGGCCGCCCCGACCGCTCGGATTCGCTGCCTGGCGGCACGGGAGGGCGACGCCCCCGGCGATGTCGGCGGCGTGCGGGTCCTGGTGGTACCCGATGCGGTGCCCGATGAGGACGACCGATTGCGGTTCGAGCAGCTAGTTCCCGCTCCCGGTCTGCTCGACGTGATCACCCGACGTCTCGACGAGCGCAGGCTGTTGGGCACCCGACTGATCGTGGAACCGCCGCGTTATCAGGGTTTGACCGTGGTGGCCCGGTTGATCAGCACGGCGGCCGACGTCCACGAGGTGAGCAGGGCGGCGCTGCGCGTGCTGTACCGACATCTGGATCCCTTGCGCGGCGGGCCCGACGGCACGGGCTGGCCGTTCGGGCGGCCGGTCCAGTTCGGCGAGATCTTCGCCGTCTTGCAGGGCGTGCCGGGGGTGAACCTCGTCGAGGACGTCCGTCTGCTGCCCGCCGACCCGATCAGCGGCAGGCGCGGCACCCCGGTCGGCCGCGTCGATCTCGCCGAGGGCGGCCTGGTCTTCGGTTACGAACACCAGATCACGGTGGTCGATCGCAGCGGGGAGGGGACATGACCCGGGGGCCCGCGCCCGGACTGCTGTCCCGGCACCGGATGGGCGAGCAACTGCCCTCGATGTACGCCGATGACAGTCTCGCGCAGCGGCTCACCCAGGGGCTGGACGAGGTCTTGGCGCCGGTGTTGGGTGTGTTGGACAACCTGCCCGCCTACTTCGATCCCGCGCTGGCCCCACCGGACTTCCTGGAGTGGTTGGCCTCGTGGCTGGCGGTGGAGATCGAACCCGACTGGCCGGAGCCGCTACGGCGTGCCGTGGTGGCCAGAGCGGTGGCGCTGCACGGCAGCCGGGGCACTCGACGGGGGCTGACCGAACGGCTGTGGCTGTTGTTGGGTGTGCGCGCCGCGATCATCGACGGCGGTGGCGCGGCCTGGTCCACCACGCCGGGAGCGGCATTGCCGGGAACGGGTGGCAGGCACGTGCTGATCCGGGTCTGGCGGCCCGACGGCGGTCCGGTTCCGGTGCAACGGGTGCGGTCGATGGTCGAGTCCGTGCGACCCGCCCACCTGGTGTGCACCGTCGAAGTGGTGTCCCCGCCGGTCGAGGACCCGCACCGCGAGACGGCGTCTGCTGGTCCACCGGAGGGCGAGGCGATTCGGGATGCGGGTGGGACGCCGCCCGGTGAGCCGATGTCCGGAGCATCGAACGAGGAGTGATCCGAGGATGCGTGCGTGTCCACAATGCGGGGTCTCCAACCGGATCGACGAGGCGTTCTGTGTCGCCTGCGGCACCTACCTGGCCTGGGACGCGCCTGCCGCGACCGCGCCTGCCGCTCCGACGACACCGAGGCCCACGCCGATCGCGGAGCAGCCCCCCGACGTGCCTCGGCCCGACTTCGTGGGACCACCGGCCACGCAGCTCGCCGGACCTCCGCAGACGTTCCCGTCCGCACCGATCCGGCCACAGACCCCGATGCCGGATCCCGTAGGCCAGCCGCCGCCGGTGCCGCACGTCGACCCGAATCCGATAGCGCCGCTGGACCCGAGCGCCGCGCAGAGCCCGAGCACCCCGCCGAACCCCGCTGCGCAACCGGGACCGACCGCACCCGTCGCCGACACCACGGCGCCCGCCGCTGCGGAGCAACCCGCGCCGGTTGCGCCGGGACGGGCGTCGGTACGCAGACCGCTGCCGAGCGAGGTGCCTCGGGACGTGGAGGTCGACGGCCCCGAGTGTCCGAGGTGCGGCACCCGCAATCCCGTGGCCCGGCGCTTCTGCCGCCGCTGCGGGCTGGCCCTGACGGCCGCGCCTTCGGAGAGCAGGCTGCCCTGGTGGCGACGGCTGCGCTCTCGCCGGGCGGGCGGCTCCGGGCTGCTGCGCTGGTTATTGATCCTGGTCGTGGTGGTGGCGCTGGTCATCGCCGTCATCGCGTTGTATCCGCTGGGCCGGGCCGCGATCGACGATCTGCGCGACCGGTTGGCCACTCCGAGGGCGGTGGCCGTGGCGAGCGTGACCGGATCCGAGTCGGACCCGGCGCATCCGCCCGCCGCCGTGGCGGACGGATTCAGCAATCGATTCTGGTCGGCAGGTGAGGTCGGCGACTCCGTCGAGATCACGCTGGCCGGGCCGGTGCGTCTGCTGGCCATCGTCGTGCACACCGGCTGCTCGGCGGTGGAGGAGGAGTTCGCCTGCCAGGCCAGGGCCGCCGAACTGGAGATCACCACGATCAGCGGCGACGGCGAGGAGACGCTGGACATCCAGCTGGCCGATCAGCCGGGGGAGCAGGAGACCCTGACCGGGATCAGCGATGTGACCGGCATCCGGGTCACGGTGCGCAACCGACACGGCGCCGACGATGGTCCGATCGCACTCGGCGAGATCGAATTATTCGGCCGAAACTGAGCTCGAATTGCGATTCGACTACGCACAATCACAGAAGTCCGCAGTGACCGACATCGACATGCGGCCTTTCGAGTGAATTGATCTTTCTGTCGATGGCGGGAGAACTTCGTTACGCGCTGAGTCTCGGCTGTCTCAGATCGGACAGCTTTCAGTTGTGGCAAACATTCTTCTGGTCAATCAAGGCGAAAGTACCTACAGTGATCCGGGTTACACCAGGCCATTGGAGGTCAGTGTGGGGGACGTATCGCCGCTTCTGTTGGAGATGCGAGGAATCTCGAAGAGTTTCGTCGGCGTCCCGGTATTGACCGAAGTGGACCTCGACCTGTATTCGGGCGAAGTGCATGCCGTGGTCGGGGAGAACGGCGCTGGAAAGTCGACCCTGATGAAGGTGTTGGCCGGGGTGCACGAACCCGACGCGGGCACGGTTGCGCTGGCTGGCAGGCAGGTCTCCTTCGCACATCCCGTCGAGGCGCAGGCGGCGGGCGTCGCCATCATCTACCAGGAGTTGACGTTACTGGCCGACCGCACCGTCGCCGAGAACGTCTTTCTCGGCCGGGAGCCGACCAAACCCGGCCTACTGCGCGGAATCGTCGATAGAAAGGCGATGGCCCAGCGAACCGCGGACCTGCTCGCCGACCTCGGCGAGGACTCCATCGACCCGCATACGCCGGTCCGCCGACTCTCGGTCGCGCAACAACAGGTCGTCGAGATCGTCAAAGCACTAGCCGGAGACGCCCGAATCGTCGTGATGGACGAACCGACCGCCGCCCTGGCCGATCACGAGGTCGAGCTGCTGTACTCATTAGTTCGCAGGCTGGCCGAACGCGGTATCGGAATCCTCTATATCTCGCACCGAATGCGGGAGATATTCGATCTCTCCCAACGGGTCACCGTCCTCAAGGACGGCCGCCGCACCGCCTGTCGTTCCACCGGGGAGGTCACCGCAGACGACCTGGTCCGGTTGATGGTCGGGCGCGAGCTGAGCGACTACTACCCGGACCGGGCCGCGCCCGCCGACCTCGGCGACGTGCGCCTGCGGCTGACCGGCGCGGGCAACGCCCGGCTGCGCGACATCGACCTCTCGGTCCGCGCGGGCGAGATCGTCGGCATCGCAGGCCTGCAGGGCGCGGGCCGCAGCTCCCTGGCGCACGCCGTGTTCGGGGCCGACCCCTTCACCACCGGGGAGATGGTCCTCGACGGCGCCCCGGTGCGACCCGCCTCGCCGCGAGCCGCCATCCGC
This Actinoalloteichus hymeniacidonis DNA region includes the following protein-coding sequences:
- a CDS encoding phage tail protein codes for the protein MTKRIFATSVFFRLTVGGNDLGAFHTCSGLGAQVEVEQFAEGGNNGFSWQLPTRITWSNITLTRPVTEDTTKITRWITELMRKVVPKNGEIVALQPNRTPIARWQVQGAVPVRWEGPSFDPANSQPAVETLEIAHQGLLAG
- a CDS encoding CIS tube protein, whose translation is MPSTPGVNLVHAELLIMEPPASVGALPGATIARVPFQFNPNRLSLTKSTEWRRSPSRMAGEAALPEFVGSGPRSLSVEIFMDATATHDTSVEDRVEKLMLGCVPTPKSLDNNKPASPWVRFEWGTARTTTFNGVLTSFSVEYSLFDVDGTPLRASCSLGIEEASGETPLQNPTSGGEDARRTHLVVAGDSLPLLAFREYGVATAWRIIAQANEIDDPMELRPGSELLLPAFDDSSVPAEGGEFR
- a CDS encoding VgrG-related protein, with translation MSDDDISGRSFAANPIIAAPGALPAAWAAQLVRCVVDENVNLPDTAELSYRDPDHEFLVKTGITIGTRLTVSVSTVRDRGRTLLFSGEVTALELDTDETGSYTVVRASSRAHRLLRGRKVAAFRNMTAGDIIRKVAKDAGLSVGRVQADPITYPHRSQNAISDWDLLQILAEEHGAMVTMDEQDRLEFIRLAPAAGAPAPTTSSIRNQFVLEYGRNLVALRAGVTSADQYSTVEVRGWDVKTKRPVVGRSQALTSTTVVPGMSPAQAASAFGGTPELLVTDTPYGTQAETATVAKALAASTSAGFGELEAVALGNPKLRAGVPVALGNVGPAFAGRYTVTAAHHVLEPGAGYRTTVFVSASSDRSLAGLVTGGNAPSRGERINGVAIGIVTDTKEPGNKGRGEVRLRFPWLSETYVSDWVRTVQLGGGGVCSPEVDDEVLVGFEQGSLDRPYVLGTLYNGVDQPAKHDIRLIDGTRGTVDRRSIVSRTGNRFELLDKTGGPSGVRLTTGDDKLMVHLDQQRTQITVHSDGTMDIQVKGEITVSGTGVSIDAGRGELTLKGRKVSVDASQGVRVDGGAEAVVKGRVIRLN
- a CDS encoding PAAR domain-containing protein, which codes for MPAAARIGDPTSHTPALPSVPGMPAPPPVRTGVLAPAPRGGLPTVLINMRPAAVVGAVNACTVPPQHALLGPGNVVLPSPAGLGSVVLIGGVPAARVGDRTTCQATVAGGSPDVFIGGVG
- a CDS encoding GPW/gp25 family protein — its product is MSDRFIGRGWGFPLRTGPTGGIGMVEREQEIEEAIRLILGTAPGERPMRPEFGCGIHDQVFAPADGATAGRIAYDVRAALDRWEPRIEVADVVVAFDAIEEGTLYIDVRYRIRATNDRRNLVFPFYVIPSTESQNSGDGAAGGGEH
- a CDS encoding putative baseplate assembly protein; the encoded protein is MALPAPNLDDRRFQQLVDEAKRYVQQRCPEWTDHNVSDPGVTLIETFAHMVEQLVYRLNRVPEKNYRAFLDLLGITLFPPSAARADVTFWLSAPQPDVVVLRAGTEVATVRTETEQALVFATVIDLDIVPCTLTRLVTRAVQGEPVDHTPELESGRNVRCFQAAPAAGDTMLLGLSDAVPGCAVAVSLDSRVEGVGVDPRQPPLTWEAWDGDSWVDCEVDHDTTGGLNRPGEVLLHIPSGHRHSVIAGVRAGWLRCRVIEPEPGQPFYSESPTVRSAEVVTVGGTVTAENAETVDEVFLGRSEGVSGQRFRLDRAPVLTDGEPIVVQVHDGLDWQDWQIVEHFGRSSPTDRHVVLDAANGEFTFPPSVREPDGGFRRFGALPPKGAALRVPRYRTGGGRAGNVAGGALSVLRSSVPYIASVVNRAAAAGGVDGETVAEARLRAPNQLRTQDRAVTSADFEQIARLAAPTARIRCLAAREGDAPGDVGGVRVLVVPDAVPDEDDRLRFEQLVPAPGLLDVITRRLDERRLLGTRLIVEPPRYQGLTVVARLISTAADVHEVSRAALRVLYRHLDPLRGGPDGTGWPFGRPVQFGEIFAVLQGVPGVNLVEDVRLLPADPISGRRGTPVGRVDLAEGGLVFGYEHQITVVDRSGEGT
- a CDS encoding phage tail protein — protein: MTRGPAPGLLSRHRMGEQLPSMYADDSLAQRLTQGLDEVLAPVLGVLDNLPAYFDPALAPPDFLEWLASWLAVEIEPDWPEPLRRAVVARAVALHGSRGTRRGLTERLWLLLGVRAAIIDGGGAAWSTTPGAALPGTGGRHVLIRVWRPDGGPVPVQRVRSMVESVRPAHLVCTVEVVSPPVEDPHRETASAGPPEGEAIRDAGGTPPGEPMSGASNEE
- a CDS encoding NADase-type glycan-binding domain-containing protein; this translates as MRACPQCGVSNRIDEAFCVACGTYLAWDAPAATAPAAPTTPRPTPIAEQPPDVPRPDFVGPPATQLAGPPQTFPSAPIRPQTPMPDPVGQPPPVPHVDPNPIAPLDPSAAQSPSTPPNPAAQPGPTAPVADTTAPAAAEQPAPVAPGRASVRRPLPSEVPRDVEVDGPECPRCGTRNPVARRFCRRCGLALTAAPSESRLPWWRRLRSRRAGGSGLLRWLLILVVVVALVIAVIALYPLGRAAIDDLRDRLATPRAVAVASVTGSESDPAHPPAAVADGFSNRFWSAGEVGDSVEITLAGPVRLLAIVVHTGCSAVEEEFACQARAAELEITTISGDGEETLDIQLADQPGEQETLTGISDVTGIRVTVRNRHGADDGPIALGEIELFGRN
- a CDS encoding sugar ABC transporter ATP-binding protein, which produces MRGISKSFVGVPVLTEVDLDLYSGEVHAVVGENGAGKSTLMKVLAGVHEPDAGTVALAGRQVSFAHPVEAQAAGVAIIYQELTLLADRTVAENVFLGREPTKPGLLRGIVDRKAMAQRTADLLADLGEDSIDPHTPVRRLSVAQQQVVEIVKALAGDARIVVMDEPTAALADHEVELLYSLVRRLAERGIGILYISHRMREIFDLSQRVTVLKDGRRTACRSTGEVTADDLVRLMVGRELSDYYPDRAAPADLGDVRLRLTGAGNARLRDIDLSVRAGEIVGIAGLQGAGRSSLAHAVFGADPFTTGEMVLDGAPVRPASPRAAIRAGIGLVTEDRKAEGLALRQSIRDNALLVVRGAFAGRRRAKTVDVTELLAELRIGARGSGQEVRLLSGGNQQKVVLAKWLAVRPGVLVLDEPTRGVDVGAKAAIHELVRDLARQGMAVLMVSSELPELIGMSDRIVVLRDGAVAGELPPGVGEEEIMRLSTGAGSAA